The DNA window TTCCGTTAACTTCTCAGCTCTGCTCCAGCTTCTGTCAAAGCTGCTAATACTTTTTCATGTGCACGGATAACATCTTCATCCGTTAATGTTTTTTCTGGATCAAAGTAAGTTAACGAGAAGGCGACTGATTTTTTGCCTGCTTCCATCTTATCGCCTTCATAAAGGTCGAACACGCGGACGTCTTTCAATAGTTTGCCTCCTGCATTGCGGATGACGGTTTCAATCGTTGCCGCTTCTACCACTTTAGAAAGAACTAACGCCACGTCACGTGACATGGACGGGTAACGTGGTACTGGCGTGTAAACAAGTGCCTCTGTTGCTTTACTTAACAACACAGCCAAGTTCAACTCCATGACAACCGTAGTTTTCAAGTCGCGCGCTTTTTGTTCAGACGGATGCAACTCACCGATCACACCAATACGCTGACCGCTATGCATGATAAAGGCCGTTCTTCCGGGATGCAAATCATCCATTTGGCCACGTTCAAAAGTCAATTCAACACCAAGTTTATCGCTAAGCCCCTCCACAATACCTTTCAAGACGAAAAAGTCGACGGGCTTTTTCTCACCTTGCCAGCTATGATCGAGCCAAAGACCTGTAATAGCGACCGCTAAATGTTCCTGCTCGTTTAGTAACTCATCTTGACCTTTAAGGAAAACAGAACCGGTTTCATACAAAGCGACCGAATCCATTCTTCTTGCTGTGTTATACGTAACAGATTCCAACAAATGCGGCAACAAGCTTTGACGCAACAAACTACGCTCTTCGCTCATCGGCATTAAAAGACGCGTTGTTTCCGTTTCTTCCAAAGCAAATTGTTTTACTGATTTTGCAGAAGTTAACGAATACGTCGTCGCTTGTAATAATCCAGCACCTTCCATAAGCGAACGAACAATGCGGCGTTTTGCCTGATAGGGAGTCAAGCCACCTGGTGTCGTTTCAGCTTCTGGTAATGTTGCTGGAATTTCATCGTAGCCGTATAGACGAGCAATTTCTTCGACTACGTCTTCAGGAATTTGAATGTCTTGTCGACGTGTTGGCACAGAAATGACCAGTTGGCCATTCGTTGCTTCTGTGTTAAATTTCAAGCGGTTTAAAATATCCCACATGTCTTCAAAGGAAATCTTCATACCCAGACGGCTATTAATGAAATCTGGAGACACTTTAACAATTTTCTCTTCTTTGTTTAATTCATCGAATATGACAGAGCCAGCTAATACTTCGCCACCCGCAAGTTGGGACAACAACTGTGCTGCACGTTCTGCGGCTGGAATGACACGATTTGGATCGACGCCTTTTTCAAAACGTGAACTAGCATCACTGCGTAGGCCATGATCTTTAGAAGTTTGACGAATAGAACCCGATTCAAAATAAGCAGATTCGATGACAACAGTCGTCGTTGCTTCGCTTACTTCCGAGTTAGCGCCGCCCATAACTCCTGCAATCGCCACTGGTTTTTCTCCATTGGTAATCACTAATTGACGGCTAGATAATTTCCGCTCTGCGTCATCTAAAGTGTTAATCATTTCGCCTTCTTTAGCATGGCGAACCGTAATGTTCCCTGTTTCCAATAACTCATAGTCAAATGCGTGAAGTGGCTGACCATATTCCATTAATACATAGTTTGTAATATCAACTACGTTATTGTGTGGACGGACACCAGCTGCCATTAGTCGTTGTTGCAGCCACATAGGTGACTCTTGAACTTTAATGTTACGAACGACTTTTGCGACATACAAAGGGTTGGCTTCAGGCGCATCGACTGACAAGGATAGCATCGAAGCTGCTGTGTCAGATGCTTCTGTATAGCTAATCTCAGGCAGGTTGATTTCTTCTGATAAAATAGCTCCTACCTCATAAGCAACGCCCAGCATGCTCATCGCGTCTGCGCGGTTTGGTGTCAGTCCTAGTTCTAATACAGTGTCATCTAAACCAAAATTTACAATGACATCAGAACCGATTTTTGCATCTTCTGGCAGCACATAAATGCCTTCAGCGTAGGCTTTTGGCACAAGCTTGCCTTCAATTCCGAGTTCTTGCAACGAACAAATCATGCCATGCGATTCTTCTCCTCGAAGTTTCGCTTTTTTGATGTTGATGTCACCTGGAAGTTTCGCTCCAGGACGTGCCACGATTACTTTTTGGCCTGCTGCAATGTTCGGTGCACCGCAAATGATTTGTGTTGTTTCTTCTCCAACATCTACTTGGCAAATTGATAATTTATCAGCTTCGGGATGTTTAACACAAGATTCAACATAGCCCACTACGACATTTGTCATACCGTGTGACCGGTCGATCACTGCGTCTACTTCAATACCTGAACGCGTTATTTTTTCACCTAATTCAGCGGGTGGTAATTGTTGTGTGTTTACATAGTCTTTTAACCAGTTAATGGATACGAGCATGTTTTATTTCCTCCTTAAAGTTCTGTACGTTGGAACTGAGATAAAAAGCGAACATCGTTTGTGTAGAAATGACGAATATCTTCAACGCCGTATTTCAGCATCGCAATCCGTTCTGGACCCATACCGAAAGCAAATCCAGTTAAGCGTTTGGAGTCATAACCAGCCATTTCAAGTACATTCGGATGCACCATTCCAGCGCCTAGAATTTCAATCCAGCCTGTTTTCTTACACACGTTGCAGCCACTGCCGCCACATTTAAAGCATGAAATATCCATTTCAACAGAAGGCTCTGTAAACGGGAAAAAACTTGGACGAAGGCGAATTTCGCGATCATCGCCGAACATTTTCTTCGCAAATACAGAAAGTGTTCCTTTTAAATCACTCATGCGAATGTCTTCGCCGATAACCAATCCTTCAATTTGTGTGAATTGGTGTGAATGGGTCGCGTCATCGCTATCACGGCGATACACTTTGCCCGGGCAAATGATTTTGATCGGCTCGCCGCCTTTTGCTTCCATTGTCCGCGCTTGAACTGGTGATGTATGTGTGCGTAGTAGGATGTCTTCTGTTATATAGAAAGAATCTTGCATATCACGAGCTGGATGACCTTTAGGTAAATTCAACGCTTCAAAATTGTAGTAATCTTTTTCTACTTCCGGGCCTTCTGCTACTTCGTAACCCATTGAAATAAATAAGTCTTCAATTTCTTCTACTACACGCGTCAGTGGATGTGCATTACCTGTTTTGACGGGACGTCCTGGTAATGTAATATCAATTGTTTCGCTTTGCAACTTCTCATAGATCGCTTGTTCTTCTAAGATGGCCATGCGTTCTTCGAGTTGCGTTGTAACTTCCTCGCGTACCACATTAACCAAAGCTCCCATTTTCGGACGCTCTTCAGCCGGGAGTTTCCCCATGCCTTTTAATAAATCCGTAATCGGTCCTTTTTTCCCTAAATACGCGACACGAACATCATTCAGTTCTTTAACAGTCGACGCTGTGGCAATTTTTTCGAGTGCTTGTGTTTTCAATTCCTGCAATTGTGCTTCCATTTTTTCTCCTCCTTAGACAGTAAAAAGCCCCGTCCCAGAAAAGGGACGAGGCATTATTCGCGGTACCACCCTAGTTATTGCAAATCGCAATCACTTGTTTACATAACGGCTCTTCACCGGCCCATCTTTACAGTATGTCTACTGGTCCCGTTAGGCAGCTCGCGGGGTGAACTTCTGAGGCGTTTACATATCCACACTTCCAGTCAAGGTGCAGAATCTCTGTGATGTAAGGGCGCAACATACTTTTCCCGTTCTTCGCTTTTACTTATTTACTTTCTCATTATACGAAAGTTCTAGACTTTTATCAAACTTAGTTTTTAGGAACCAAGCTATACAAAAGAATCCCTGTCGCCACTGCAACATTCAGTGATTCTGCGCTACCGTATAGCGGGACCATCAAATTCTGATCGGTTTGCTGCAAAAGTACAGCGTCAACGCCACTGCCTTCATTGCCAACAAGTAAAGCAAACTTTTCACATGTCTCAACTTCGTGAACCGGTGTCGAGTTATGAAGCGCTGTTCCAAAGATTTGGATATCATTTGCTTTAGCTTGCGCTGTCCATTCAATCAGTTCGCCTTTAACAACAGGAATCTGAAAATGTGAACCTTGAGCAGATCGAACCGTTTTCGGGTTGTAAGGGTCTGCACAGCCTTTTCCAAGAATGACTGCGTCAATGCCGCTTGCTGAAGCTGTCCGAATCATCGTCCCGATATTGCCAGGATCTTGAACAGCATCAATCATCAATAGCTTAGACCATGTTTTTTGCTCATCTTCTGTAAATTCGGGTTGTGCACAATGCGCGAAAATTCCCTGCGTGTGCTCAGTTTCCGAAATTTCCTTCGCTACTCCTGCCGTGACCGAATAATGAGGAACGCCTTCAATATCCCAGTCTGCTGGGATATCTACGCCTTCACGGACAATTAATGATTTGACAAGATCTTTTTTACGCAAAGCTTCTTCTGTCAAATGAAAGCCTTCGACTAGGAATTCTGCAAATTTATCGCGTTCTTTTCGTGTCGTTCCAAGCTTTTTCCAATGCTTGACGAGCGAGTTTTGGTTAGATTCAATTCTTTTCATTATAGCTTCACGCCTTTATTTCAGAATAACACCAGTATAACATACCCAAAAGCGCAGTCACCTAGAAGTCGATGTCGAGCTATTGCCACTTTACTTATGCAAGATATTTTGACGAACCAACATTTTTCGCCACGTATTAATGAGATCTAAGCAACTTCACCTTCATTTATTCAAGCCGTAAAAAAATCAAATCCAAGCGCTGTCAAAATACCGAATGCTAATGTCCAAACAGCAATGCTGATCGTCAGCCAAACCGTCGTGTTCTTTTTAGTAGCACCAAGTGTCATCCCGATAAAAGCTGCAATATGTGTACCAATTAAAATAGGTCCAAGCATCGCTAGTCCCGGCAGACCGTACTTGTTCCAAATTCGTTTGGCCCGTTCACTTTTTTTCGAAGTGGCTTTACCTTTTGCTTGTTGTCGTTTTGTGTACCAAAGTTGGAAGCGGTCAAAGCCAATAATTAATGCCAGGACGGTGACCATATTTCCAACAAATGCAAGTACCATCACCCATAACGGGGATAACCCCCAAACAATGCCAAGCGGAATAACCAACGCAATTTCAAACCACGGAATGGCCGCTCCTAAAAAAACGAGAAAATATTCATAGATCATTCATCTTCCTCCTTTAAATGCGCGCGAATTTCTCTGTAGTAAATGACGTATTGAAGTAACGCGACTACCAAAATGGCAAGCACGGTATAAATCCGTGGCAGCGGCGAAAACATTGCAAATACTGCGAGTGCTGGCAAACTCCAAGTCATAAAGGTATAGACTTTTTGAGAAGCAATGCGCGTAATATGTGTCATGCCTTCATCTTGTTCTAAATATTCAGGTGGACGAATTGCAAAAGACGGAATTTTTTGTGTTGGATACAGCTTGTTATGGCGTCTTATTTTCATGTAAAAAATGAACAACATGATCAGGTATAAAATGATTGACCCTACAATAACAAATCCTTGAATGACGCCATACTCAACTAATATGCTTTGTTCTATTTCTGTATTGACAATTTCAGTCGTTTCGGGTGAATTGACTCCGAACAAGAAAATTCCTAACACCATGATAAATCCCATCATCCACAATGGATACTGCATACGAAAATCATTTTTCATGTCCTCCGTCCTCCTCTAACCAAAATAAGTCGTTGATGTTCGTCTGCAGAGCTTTTGCGAGTTTTAACGCTAAGGTAATTGAAGGGGAAAACTCCCCTTTTTCAATAAAAGCAATCGTTTGTCGCGTGACATCCACTTGCTTGCCGAGATCGCTTTGGGTAAAGCCGTAACGAGCTCTTAGTTCTTTTACTCGGTTCTTAAGCATCTGCTTCATCCACCCTTTTATGTTCGGTTTATATTACATAATGTATATTATACTTAACATCATGTCAATTATTATGTACATTTTCGAAGCTAGAGACGCTTTATTTGCGGATTGAATGACTTTGTTTGCGCGATAAAATCGGTTGTTTACATTATCTCGCGCTTTGTTTGCGCAAGACGAGACGTTGTTTGCAAAACCAAAAAAAGCTTCTCACTTGAGTGAAAAGCGGACCTTAAAATTAATAGTGCTCCAGAAGCTTTACACAAGAGCGCGACTATTCGTCTACTCTTTATTTGCGGATCAAGCGACTTTGTTTGCGGGATACACTCGGTTGTTTACATTATCTCGCGCTTTGTTTGCGCAAGCTGAAAGTTTGTTTGCGCAAGTCGAGACGTTGTTTGCAAAATCAAAAAAAGCTTCTCACTTAAGTGAAAAGCTAGTCTTTTTTCTTTAACTGATAGGTTCGATTGCGCAATGCACCAGCTGTGTCAAATTCGAAAGTCGACAATAAGCGAGACGCTACAAAAGGCGATTCGATATTACAATACTGCCTCAACATCTTATTACTCAGCTGATTATGAACGAGCGAAAAATATTCCCGAATCGTCGTTTCAAATGCATTTATATCTATCGATTGGCACAATTCGCATATCCAGCCACATCGTTTTTTTCGAACCATTCGCAGGCTTTTGCATGAATCGCAAAAAATACCGGTCTGTAGTTCGCCAGGATTTATAGCATACAGCTGACATAAAGGAAGTCGCTTATAAGGAGTTTGATGTTTTTGAAGAAGTTTATCGATTTTCACTAAATTCGGTCGGATATTCGAGTCGGGGAAAGAGGAGAGTATGTTGAGTAAATAATCGATTAGTTGATAAGTTTTACAAACATCGGTGGTTTGCGGTTTCGTAATAAATTCACATTGTTTGGATGTGAATACAACAATTCCTTTGACCGGCAACTGGATTTTATGCAGTTTGAAAAATTTCGTTAAAAAGCGAATGTGTTTATTTAATTGAATCGCGGGATCTTCCATCACGGTCCGCACGCCTTCTACATCTGTTCGAGCAAATTCGCCTGTTTGATTATCGAAATGTAGCCGTCCACTAATGTTTTTCGACTCAATAATAATCACACCACGTTCTGTTAGCAGCAATCCGTCCATTTGGATTTTCCACTCACCAAGTGATAAGCAAACATTCTGCAAAAAGCGGTAGTTTTCTTCAGGGCTGAATTCAACCAGCTTTCGTACCAGTCTAGCTTCTCCTCGTTCTCCAGCAGCGCTTCGGTACAATTCGACTTGAAGAAATTGGCGTTGTGGATGCTGCTCTGGCAACCGGTATAATAACCTTTCGAGCGCTGTTGTTTGAGATAATAAAACGAGTTCTTTTTTGTGCATAGAGCACCTCCTATCAGAATAAATAGAGTATAGCATTCTTTTTAAAACCTGAAAATCTCTAAATGGATGCTTTTCGCTAGCGAAAAGCGAAAAACCTTTAGTTGTTTGCGGTATACACGCTGTTGTTTGCGCTACCTCACTGTTTGTTTGCGGCAAGAAAGTCTTTATTTGCGCAAAAGATCACTTTGTTTGCACAACAAAGAAACCCCTCGCCAAAGCGAAGGGTTTCCGGATTTTATTCGAATGTAATACGCGCGACGGTATCTTTATCTAGCTTTTTGATCACTTCGATGATTAATTTCACTGCATTTTCGTAATCATCGCGATGCAAGATTCCAGCGTGCGAGTGAATATAGCGAGTAGCTACGCCGATTGCAAGTGCAGGAACGCCGTTTGCTGTTAAGTGAATGGACCCAGCGTCAGTTCCGCCGCCTGCGATCGTTTCAAATTGGTACGGAATGCCCGCTTCTTCAGCCGTATCGACCACAAGTTCGCGCAAGCCGCGGTGAGATACCATTGAAGCATCGAAAAGCAATAGTTGTGGGCCATCTCCCATTTTACTGTTTGACTCTTTGCTCGTAATGCCTGGTGTGTCTCCTGCAATACCCACATCTACTGCAAATCCGATATCTGGTTGAATCTTCGCAGTCGCCGTTTTCGCTCCGCGCAAGCCAATTTCTTCTTGCACTGTTCCAACACCGTAAACGACGTTCGGGTGATTGACACCTTTTAATCCTTTTAAAACATCAATCGCAATCGCACAACCAATTCGATTATCCCAGGCTTTTGCCATTAATAATTTTTCGTTGTTCATCACCGTGAATTCAAAATACGGAGTGACCATATCTCCTGGTGTGACTCCCCACTCTTTTGCTTCTTCACGGGAAGAGGCACCAATATCAATAAACATATCTTTGATTTCAACAGGCTTCTTACGCGCTTCTAGTGAAAGAATATGCGGTGGTTTTGAACCAATTACGCCTGTGATTTCTTTACCGCTTCGTGTTGTAATTGTCACGCGCTGCGCTAGCATAACTTGTGACCACCAGCCACCTACTGTTTGAAATTTTAAAAATCCTTTATCATCAATTTGCGAAATCATAAATCCAACTTCATCCAAATGACCTGCTACCATAATTTTAGGTCCGTCAGCTAATCCTTCTTTTCTAGCAATCAAACTGCCAAGACCGTCTGTTTCAATCGAGTCAGCGAATGGTGTTATGTATTTTCTCATGACTTCACGCGATTGACGCTCATTTCCTGGAATAGCGTTCGCATCTGTCAACTCTTTTAGCATTAATTGTGTTTCATCCAAATTAGTCATTCCTTCGACCTCCTAAATAATTCATTGCTCACTTATTGTAAAGGAATCTCCACCAATTATCAAAACATTCGTTCTATCAATAGCCGTTGTTTTGGCGGTCGTAGTTGGTTTGGTTCTTCTGAATATAGGCTTCCAGCACTTCCTCATAGCTAAACTCTAATGCCACCGCTATTCCGCCATAACAGCTCCAAATTTCCATAAAATTAGACATTGAATAATTTCTAAGGAATTCTTGAATGGCTTTTTGAGTTCGCAAAAACAACTCGGTCAAGTCTGTTTCACTAATGGGATCTGGCCAATTTTCGAGTGTGTTTAAATGCTTTTCAATACCAAGTGACAGCAAGAAATGGATAGAATCGACGTATTCCTCTAAAATAACAGCGCGACTTGATGGACCTTTTGTGCTCCAAAATTTAAAGCAGCGCGTTTCATTTGCCAGTTCCGCTAACTCTACTAGTAATGCTAAGCCTTTTTTACGAAAAACATCTTCGTTAATTTTTTGATTGGATTGAATAAAGCGATCTAGTTCTTCCTGCATTTTAAACAATTCATGTAGTTTCATAAAACCTCTCCTTATTTCATTCATTCTTGAAACCAAACTACTTCCTAATCGTATAGTAATGAGTAGGATTATGTAAATCAGGGGGTAATTCATTTGGCTTTTCTCATACGCTTTATTGTATTGGCATTAATTATCTACTTATTTTACCGACTGATCCGTTATGTTGTAGATCCTAAAAGAAAACTCGATAACGCACTTGAATCGGGTGCTTATTATTTTTTAGACGATGTGAAAAATGTGCAAAAAAACTTTTTTATCGCACTTCGTGGCGTGTTGTTTGAAGGCGAAAAATACTTAGGCACAACTGAACACTCTTTTGAAGTCGTCTCTATTTTTGTATGGGTCGAAAAACCTGATCAATTACAGGGATTCACAAAAGCAGATTTTCATTTTCTAGAAAAAGAAATTTTGATGAATTATCCAGAAGCTCGTATAAGTTGGAAAAACCCAATAGAACAGTTAATGAAGCAAAATGGATGAGCATGAGACTCATCCGTTAACAAAAGTTTGATAACTCCACATCAAAATAAGAATATCAAGTAGAGCCAAAATCAGAAAACCAACACGAAAATTAGTATGCTTCGTTTTGTGACGAAATGCCATCATGCCCAAATAAGCCCCAATGCCGCCACCAAAAATAGCGACGGTCCACAAGTTTTTTTCAGGAATTCGCTGACCGTGACGCTGCGCTTGAGATTTATCGACTTTCATCATAACGAAAGCCATCGCTGTTACAATTGCAAAATAACCAACAATAATCAAAAACATCGGATTTTCCTCCATAAGAAAAGACTGACGAAAATTCGTCAGTCTTTTTATTGTAGCGTTAAATGCTAGTGCATTGCAGCTTTCTAGTTGTGTGATGTCTATGAACTGCAATGAACAGGCACTTTCGCTTTTATTATCTAGCTGCAATGACCTGCTCCTCGGGTCATAAGCTGCCCTTCCTACGCGGCTAAAGCCACTAGGGAAGTTCATCTTATGCCTATCGGAGCAAAACGGTCATTTCCGCTTTTATTATCTAGCTGCAGTGCCTAGACCCTCGGGACTTAAGTCAGCCCACCTGTGCGACAAAAAACGCCGCTTTGGTGGTCTGTCTTAAGCCTGTCGGGTCTTAACAGGCACTTTCGCTTTTAATTACTTAGTTACTGCTTTTTTTGCTTGGTCAACCAATGATGTGAAAGCAGCTGCATCAGATACAGCGATTTCAGCTAGCATTTTGCGGTTGATGTCGATACCAGCAACTTTTAATCCGTGCATAAGACGGCTGTATGAAATTTCGTTCATACGTGCTGCTGCGTTGATACGCGTGATCCAAAGTCTACGGAAATCACGTTTTTTGTTGCGACGGTCACGGTAAGCATAGTTACCTGACTTCATTACCTGTTGGTTTGCTACTTTGAAAAGGATGTGCTTTGCACCATAATAACCTTTTGCTAATTTAATGACCTTTTTACGACGCTGACGCGTCACTGTTCCACCTTTTACGCGTGGCATATCACATTACCTCCTGCTGAATATAAAAAATTCGATTTTTTGTTACATGTCTAGACTCAAGCACCCAGATTCTCGGGGTCATAAGTCAAAGTGGCTGTGCGGCAAAAAACGCTGCTTCACCTCTTCGCCTTATGCCCGTCGAATCTATACGGGCGCTTTAGCTTTTATTATTTCATGTTATAGATTAACGATTTGATACGTTTTAAGTCGCCTGAAGAAACAAGTTTCCCTTTACGAAGTTTACGCTTTTGCTTTGTAGATTTGTTTGCGAATAAGTGGCTAGTGTGTGAGCTGTGGCGTCTTACTTTACCAGTACCCGTTTTTTTGAAACGTTTTGATGCACCGCTGTGGCTTTTCATTTTCGGCATTTCGAATTCCTCCTAAACAATGATCTCTTATTCTTTTTCGTTGACTGGTGCAAGCATCAAGAACATGCTGCGGCCATCCATTTTCGGGCGCTGCTCAACTGTTGCAACTTCTTTGCACGCTTCTGCGAAACGTTCAAGTACACGTTGTCCAATTTCTTTGTGCGTAATTGCACGGCCTTTAAAACGAATAGAAGCTTTCACTTTGTCGCCTTTTTCAAGGAACTTGATAGCGTTGCGAAGTTTCGTGTTGAAATCGTGATCGTCAATTGAAGGGCTTAAGCGCACTTCTTTAACGATAATCACTTTCTGATTTTTACGGATTTCACGATCTTTCTTCTGCTGCTCAAACTTGAATTTACCATGATCCATGATCCGAGCAACCGGCGGCTTAGCTTGAGGAGCCACAAGAACAAGATCCAAGTTGACACGAGCTGCAATTTCAAGTGCTTCGATACGTGTTTTGATGCCAAGTTGTTCACCGTTTTGATCAATAACTCGCAACTCACGTGCACGAATACCGTCATTTACATTAATGTCTTTGCTAATAGTAATCCACCTCCGGATAGTGTCGCGAATAGCTTAAATGTGTGAACCGGCCGAACCGGTTTACAGGGTTCCGATCAAAACAAAAGCGGATGGACCAATGAGGT is part of the Planococcus kocurii genome and encodes:
- the rpmI gene encoding 50S ribosomal protein L35, coding for MPKMKSHSGASKRFKKTGTGKVRRHSSHTSHLFANKSTKQKRKLRKGKLVSSGDLKRIKSLIYNMK
- a CDS encoding nuclease-related domain-containing protein, whose amino-acid sequence is MHKKELVLLSQTTALERLLYRLPEQHPQRQFLQVELYRSAAGERGEARLVRKLVEFSPEENYRFLQNVCLSLGEWKIQMDGLLLTERGVIIIESKNISGRLHFDNQTGEFARTDVEGVRTVMEDPAIQLNKHIRFLTKFFKLHKIQLPVKGIVVFTSKQCEFITKPQTTDVCKTYQLIDYLLNILSSFPDSNIRPNLVKIDKLLQKHQTPYKRLPLCQLYAINPGELQTGIFCDSCKSLRMVRKKRCGWICELCQSIDINAFETTIREYFSLVHNQLSNKMLRQYCNIESPFVASRLLSTFEFDTAGALRNRTYQLKKKD
- a CDS encoding M42 family metallopeptidase, with the translated sequence MTNLDETQLMLKELTDANAIPGNERQSREVMRKYITPFADSIETDGLGSLIARKEGLADGPKIMVAGHLDEVGFMISQIDDKGFLKFQTVGGWWSQVMLAQRVTITTRSGKEITGVIGSKPPHILSLEARKKPVEIKDMFIDIGASSREEAKEWGVTPGDMVTPYFEFTVMNNEKLLMAKAWDNRIGCAIAIDVLKGLKGVNHPNVVYGVGTVQEEIGLRGAKTATAKIQPDIGFAVDVGIAGDTPGITSKESNSKMGDGPQLLLFDASMVSHRGLRELVVDTAEEAGIPYQFETIAGGGTDAGSIHLTANGVPALAIGVATRYIHSHAGILHRDDYENAVKLIIEVIKKLDKDTVARITFE
- a CDS encoding dUTP diphosphatase; the encoded protein is MKLHELFKMQEELDRFIQSNQKINEDVFRKKGLALLVELAELANETRCFKFWSTKGPSSRAVILEEYVDSIHFLLSLGIEKHLNTLENWPDPISETDLTELFLRTQKAIQEFLRNYSMSNFMEIWSCYGGIAVALEFSYEEVLEAYIQKNQTNYDRQNNGY
- a CDS encoding helix-turn-helix transcriptional regulator; this encodes MLKNRVKELRARYGFTQSDLGKQVDVTRQTIAFIEKGEFSPSITLALKLAKALQTNINDLFWLEEDGGHEK
- a CDS encoding small multi-drug export protein; this encodes MIYEYFLVFLGAAIPWFEIALVIPLGIVWGLSPLWVMVLAFVGNMVTVLALIIGFDRFQLWYTKRQQAKGKATSKKSERAKRIWNKYGLPGLAMLGPILIGTHIAAFIGMTLGATKKNTTVWLTISIAVWTLAFGILTALGFDFFTA
- a CDS encoding DUF1294 domain-containing protein; translation: MFLIIVGYFAIVTAMAFVMMKVDKSQAQRHGQRIPEKNLWTVAIFGGGIGAYLGMMAFRHKTKHTNFRVGFLILALLDILILMWSYQTFVNG
- the infC gene encoding translation initiation factor IF-3; the protein is MNVNDGIRARELRVIDQNGEQLGIKTRIEALEIAARVNLDLVLVAPQAKPPVARIMDHGKFKFEQQKKDREIRKNQKVIIVKEVRLSPSIDDHDFNTKLRNAIKFLEKGDKVKASIRFKGRAITHKEIGQRVLERFAEACKEVATVEQRPKMDGRSMFLMLAPVNEKE
- the rplT gene encoding 50S ribosomal protein L20 — encoded protein: MPRVKGGTVTRQRRKKVIKLAKGYYGAKHILFKVANQQVMKSGNYAYRDRRNKKRDFRRLWITRINAAARMNEISYSRLMHGLKVAGIDINRKMLAEIAVSDAAAFTSLVDQAKKAVTK
- the pheS gene encoding phenylalanine--tRNA ligase subunit alpha translates to MEAQLQELKTQALEKIATASTVKELNDVRVAYLGKKGPITDLLKGMGKLPAEERPKMGALVNVVREEVTTQLEERMAILEEQAIYEKLQSETIDITLPGRPVKTGNAHPLTRVVEEIEDLFISMGYEVAEGPEVEKDYYNFEALNLPKGHPARDMQDSFYITEDILLRTHTSPVQARTMEAKGGEPIKIICPGKVYRRDSDDATHSHQFTQIEGLVIGEDIRMSDLKGTLSVFAKKMFGDDREIRLRPSFFPFTEPSVEMDISCFKCGGSGCNVCKKTGWIEILGAGMVHPNVLEMAGYDSKRLTGFAFGMGPERIAMLKYGVEDIRHFYTNDVRFLSQFQRTEL
- a CDS encoding TrmH family RNA methyltransferase, encoding MKRIESNQNSLVKHWKKLGTTRKERDKFAEFLVEGFHLTEEALRKKDLVKSLIVREGVDIPADWDIEGVPHYSVTAGVAKEISETEHTQGIFAHCAQPEFTEDEQKTWSKLLMIDAVQDPGNIGTMIRTASASGIDAVILGKGCADPYNPKTVRSAQGSHFQIPVVKGELIEWTAQAKANDIQIFGTALHNSTPVHEVETCEKFALLVGNEGSGVDAVLLQQTDQNLMVPLYGSAESLNVAVATGILLYSLVPKN
- the pheT gene encoding phenylalanine--tRNA ligase subunit beta; its protein translation is MLVSINWLKDYVNTQQLPPAELGEKITRSGIEVDAVIDRSHGMTNVVVGYVESCVKHPEADKLSICQVDVGEETTQIICGAPNIAAGQKVIVARPGAKLPGDINIKKAKLRGEESHGMICSLQELGIEGKLVPKAYAEGIYVLPEDAKIGSDVIVNFGLDDTVLELGLTPNRADAMSMLGVAYEVGAILSEEINLPEISYTEASDTAASMLSLSVDAPEANPLYVAKVVRNIKVQESPMWLQQRLMAAGVRPHNNVVDITNYVLMEYGQPLHAFDYELLETGNITVRHAKEGEMINTLDDAERKLSSRQLVITNGEKPVAIAGVMGGANSEVSEATTTVVIESAYFESGSIRQTSKDHGLRSDASSRFEKGVDPNRVIPAAERAAQLLSQLAGGEVLAGSVIFDELNKEEKIVKVSPDFINSRLGMKISFEDMWDILNRLKFNTEATNGQLVISVPTRRQDIQIPEDVVEEIARLYGYDEIPATLPEAETTPGGLTPYQAKRRIVRSLMEGAGLLQATTYSLTSAKSVKQFALEETETTRLLMPMSEERSLLRQSLLPHLLESVTYNTARRMDSVALYETGSVFLKGQDELLNEQEHLAVAITGLWLDHSWQGEKKPVDFFVLKGIVEGLSDKLGVELTFERGQMDDLHPGRTAFIMHSGQRIGVIGELHPSEQKARDLKTTVVMELNLAVLLSKATEALVYTPVPRYPSMSRDVALVLSKVVEAATIETVIRNAGGKLLKDVRVFDLYEGDKMEAGKKSVAFSLTYFDPEKTLTDEDVIRAHEKVLAALTEAGAELRS